In the Breoghania sp. genome, CGCACATGATGGCGCGGCGCTCCTTGGGCGAGGTGTGGCGCGATGATCTCCTGCCACCCGCCTGAGCGCGCACGCTGTCGCGAAAGCCGTCTAGAGTGTGCCTGCGCGCACGTTTTCCATGACAAGGCTTGAGACTTCGCGCGGGATTTCATGCTGCAGCATGTGGCCGACGCGCTCAAAGACGTGGGTGGCGATCGGGCCGGGCAGGTTATGCGCCTGTCGGGTGGGCAGAACGCGATCCTGCGTCCCCCAGACGACCTTTACCGGGCAGGGAAGTTCCGCCAGCTTGTCGCGCGGCAGCATCTTCTGGCGTTCCCCGTCAATGATGGAGGCCACCATGGTCTCAAGCGCCTCGATCGCACCGGGTGTGGCGCGGGTTTCGGCGATATGGGCGGCAAGCTTCGGCGGAATGGCGCTCTCCCAGCCGAAGAACTGCTCCAGCAGGATCTGGATCTGGTCTTCGTCGCGCGCGGACGCATAGCGGCGCAGCAGCCGGTGGTTGATTTCCTCGCCAAAGCCGCCGGGCGCCAGAAGCGTCAGGCTGGCGACGCGTTCCGGCGAGCGCATGGCGATCATGGCGGAAACCGCACCACCCATGGAATGGCCGACAAGATGGAGTTTCTCCAGGCCGAGCCCGTCCAGCGTGGCCGCAACGGCCTGCGAGGTCTTGCCCGCGTGGCCGATCACCGGCCAGTCGATGGCCTTGCCGTGACCGGGCAGGTCGAAGGCGAAGGAATGCACACGCCGGGCGAGAGCGGTCTGGATGTTGGTCCAGCCCATGGCGTCTCCGCCGAAGCCGTGGATGAAGACGACGGGGATGCCCTCCACATCGGCTCCAAATTCCTGAATGGGCAGCAGGCGGGGTGCGTCGGTCATGGCGGTTTCCTCTCAGGCGGGCCGTGTCGGCTGTTTTATGGGTATGTTTGACAGTGATATTCAGGCTGTTGTCGGTTCGCATAAGAGCCTGAAACGGGCGGGCGGGCAATGCAGGGCAAGGTTCGGCTTGGGTGAAAAATGCCGTGCGCTGTGTGCTAGCGAACACATACAAACCGGGCTTCGCAATCTAAACTATCGGCCAAGCGAATCGGACTGGCGGGGCTACGCGGGTCCGAGCATGTTTTGTGCCTTGTGGCGGCATTGTTTCAGGCCGCAGACGCACCGCCCCTTGCCAGGTTTCGACGATCGGAGATGCTGATATGCGCCGTGTGACGTTTTTTATTGCCGCTGCGGTGGCCATGACCCTGTTCCATTTCGTGCCGGCCAAGGCACAGGAAATGGTTTTCGACCCCGCAACGCGCACATGGGTCAAATACTACATGACCCAGGACGCGGCTGCGGCGATCGCCAAGCGCAAGTACAAGCGCCGTGAAGTGAGCTATCGCGGGGCGGAAATTCCCGGCACGATCATCGTGGACACCGAGGACCGCTCGCTGACCTATGTGCTGGAACATGGCCGGGCCATGAAATACGGCATCGGCGTCGGGCGCGAGGGCTTCACCTGGTCTGGCCGTGAAAAGATCACCCGCAAGGCCAAGTGGCCGGGCTGGACGCCGCCGCAGGAGATGCGCGTTCGCGAAGCCAAGGCTGGCCGCAAGATCCCGGCCTACATGCCCGGCGGCGAAGACAATCCGCTTGGTGCGCGCGCGCTCTATCTCGGCAACACGATCTACCGCATCCACGGCACCAACGAGGACTGGAGCATCGGTCGCCAGGTGTCTTCCGGCTGCATCCGCATGTTCAATAATGATGTGATCGATCTTTATGAGCGCGTGAAGGTCGGCGCCCCGGTCATCGTGCGCTGATCGTTTCATCGTGCGCTGATCGTTCAGCCTTTGCCGAATTGACAGAACAGGACGCGCGGTGGTCAGGCGACTGCCGCGCGTTTTATTTCGCCCGTCCGCCAGCGGAAGAGTTCCACCGGATGCTCCATGCCTTTCAGGTGATGGGGGCCGATGCTTTCCCAGTTTTGCGGATCAAAGGACGCCACCGCATCGGTGGCCAGCGCGGGCGTGCGCAGTTCCTTTGTCAGATCCTCGATGCGGGCGGCGGCGTTGACCGCCGGGCCGACGACGGAAAAGGACAGGCGCGAGGGAACGCCGATATTGCCGAACATGACCTCACCGAGCGAGGCGGACAGGCCGAACTGGAATTCCGGCAGGCCCTTGTTGCGGCGCCTCATGTTGACCGCCTGATGACGGAGGATGGTATCGCGGACGGCCACATTGGCGGCACGGATGGCATCTGGGCACTCGGCGTCGTCGCCCAGCGGGAAGATGGCCAGCACCGCATCTCCGATGAAGTCGAGGACCTCGCCGCCTGCCTCGATGGCGCTGCCGGCGGTGCAGTCGAAGAAATCATTGAGAAGGCTGAGATAGGCGTCGGCGGGCATGGTCTCGGCAAGCGTGGATGAGCCGCGCAGATCCGAATAGAGGATGACGGCACTGGTGGTCGCGCCGTCGCCGCGACGGATATTGCCCGCCAGAACCTCCCGTCCCGCATGTTTGCCGAGATAGGTTTCGGTGATGTTCGTGGTGATGCTGGCCTGAATGGCCGTCCGGCATGCAACGGCGAAGCCGCGCTGGATCCGCCGCAAGGCCTGGATGTCGGAATCGGTGAAGCCGCCCGCGCGGTTCGAGGTCCAGCTGATCAGGATGCCCGCCTTCTTGCCGACCGGCTGGGTGGAGGCGGAATCGAACCGTGTCATCATCGCCAGATAGTCGGTGAAACCATCGGCGGCGAGCTTTTCAAGAAGCGGGAAGTCGGTCAGCGCGCCTTGTCCGGAAAGGCGGCGGCGCAGGACCGAAGAGCCGGAATCCACCAGATGCTTGAAGGTGCTCAGATTCCACTCGTCCGATTTCTGGTCGCGATGGGCGAATTGCTCCAGCACCACCGTCTGTCCGCGCCGCCACATTGCGGCCTCCACCTCGATCAACGGATGCAGCGTTGGCCACGAAAGCATCGATCGGGACACGGGAACGCCGATGGAATAGAGCGTTTCGCAGACATCGCGGAACATGCTCACGATGTTGGGTGTGCCAAGCGCCTGGTCGATGATCCAGTCTTCGAGAGAAGTGATCAAAGCATCGTGAGACATGAAAGAGATCCGGTTGAGAGAAGCGCCCCATGCAGACTTTCACCACGAGGATGAAGGATGTCTCCGTGCCGGTCGCGACCGTCGGTGCATCGGTCCAAGTATCGGCGTGTGGAAATGGTTCGCTAAAGATTGGTCAGACGAAGGAGGAGATCAAGCGCAGTTACACGCAGTTGTGATGGTCAGTTTTCATCAGGTGCGTCTGGAATTCGGCGTTTGGGCACACGGTGCGCGGGGCGGGTATCGGCAAAGGCCCATAGCCTTGAGCCGAGAAAGGTCACTATCGGCACCACGATTATCGAGACCACGATACCTGCCGATTGAGGCCAATCGGTGAAGGTGAGCCAGCTTGCGAGCGCGCCGGAATTGATGGCAAAGCCGCCAAGCGCGATCAGGAAAAAGCGCGGCAGACGCGCATGCCAGCGTTTGCCTGTGTCGCTGTCTTGCGGGAACGACCAGAAGTGGTGGCCTGCGAAGGACACCGTGAACGCGGTCAGGAACGCGATCGTATTGGCGAGAAGGGGCGGCAGAATGCCGGGCATGGCAAGGGCCAGCGCCACCCCGGCGTGAACGCCCGTCGCCGCGAGCCCGACAATGCCGAAGCGCGAGGCCGCCAGGATCTCTCCGGCCGCCCGTCCGCGCCACGCCGGATCAGGCATCGCCTGCTCCCTCGGTCTCTGTGTTCTCGGCAGGGTGCTTCGGGCCGGATATCACGTCGCGCACGAGATAGACCGGGCGTTGCTTGGTTTCGTTGAAGAGGCGGGCGACATATTCGCCGACGATCCCGATGGAGAGGAGCTGGATGCCGGAGAAGAACAGGATCGCCGTCATGATGGAGGCGTAGCCTGGCATGTCGATGCCGAAAACGAGTGTGCGCAGAACCAGATAGAGCGCATAGGCAAAGGCGAGCGTGGCAATGCCCGCGCCACAGTAGAACCAGACGCGCAAGGGCAGGGTCGAAAAACCGGTGAGCCCGTCGAGCGCGAAATTCCACAGTTTCCAGTAATTCCACTTGGTCGTGCCCGCCGCACGCGCCGGGCGCTCATAGGGCAGCGCCATGGCAGAAAAGCCCACCCAGGCGAAAAGACCTTTCATGAAGCGGTTGCGCTCAGGCAGGTCGCGCAACGCCTCGATCACGCAACGGTCGATGAGGCGGAAGTCGCCCGCATTGGCCGGAAGGTCGATATTGGAAAGGCGGTTGAACAGGCGGTAAAAGGCGGAGGCGGATCCGCGCTTGACGGCGCTGTCGCTGGTGCGGTCCACGCGCAGACCGTAGACGACGTCATAACCGGCGCGCCAACCCTCGATCATCTGCGGAATGAGCTCCGGCGGATCCTGAAGGTCGGCGTCGAGCACGATCGCCACGTCGCCATTGGCATGGTCGAGGCCGGCGGTGAGGGCGGCCTCCTTGCCGAAATTGCGCGAAAGGCCGATCAGGCAGCCGGGAAGCCCGGCAGAGATCTTCCCGCTCAGGATTGCAGCGGTGCGATCCCGGCTGCCATCGTCAATGAAGACGAATTCATGCGCGAGACCTTCGCGGGCCAGAATGTCACCGACAACATCGAGGAACTGCTCGATGACCTCTTCCTCGTTGAAGACGGGAACGATCAGGCTGACAAAAGGCGCACTGATCCGTTCCGCCTTGCGCCGGGCGGCATAGGGAGAAACGCCTTGCGGGGTCGAGGAAGGGTCCAGCATGGGGGCCTTGCGAAGTCCGGTCATCGGTTGAGCGTTCCGCGTTGCTTAGACCGTATTGCCCTGCTTGTCACATGGCTTGTGTCGCCGCACGGGCAGGAGGTTTGCGATGCGAGCACGGATGCCTGAAATGGTCATGCCGCCGAAGCGCTAAGGCTGCGGCGGCATGAAAGATCTTTCGTCAGGCATTTTCAGCGAAAGGACGGCGCGTCAAAGCGCGCCGTGGCAGTGCTTGTACTTCTTGCCGGAGCCACACGGGCAAAGCTCGTTGCGGCCCACCTTGCCCCATGTGGAGGGATCATTGGGGTCGCGATCCTCGGCGGCTGCGCGGGCGCCGATGGAGATGGCGGCGGTCGTCTCGTCCCCCAGCGCGTCATCGCCGTGGGAGACATGCATCTCCGGCAGGTCTTCGTCGGATGGCATTTCCGGCGGCTGGTCCATGACCAGTTCGACACGCTGGAGCTGGGCTGTCACGATCTGGCGCAGCTGACCGAGCATCGCCTCGAACAGGCTGAAGGCTTCGGTCTTGTATTCCTGAAGCGGATCGCGCTGGGCATAGCCGCGGAAGCCGATAACGGAGCGCAGATGATCCAGCGTCGCCAGATGCTCACGCCACAGCTGGTCGAGCGTCTGCAGCAGGATGGCCTTTTCGATCTGGCGCATGACGTCCGGGCCATATTGCGCAACCTTGCGCGCCATGACCTCGGCCGCCGCGCGCTTGAGGCGTTCGGACACCTCTTCGTTGGCGATGCCTTCTTCCTGCGCCCATTCATGCACCGGCAGGTCCATGTTCAGGACGCTGCGCACCTCGTTGAGCAAGCCGTCCGTATCCCATTGTTCGGGATAGGCTTTCTCGGGAATGTGGCGCGAAACGATGTCCTCGATGACCTCTTCGCGCATGTCGGCGATGGTGGCGGCCAGATCGGCCCCGTCCATCAGTTCCACACGCTGATCGAAGACGACCTTGCGCTGGTCGTTCATCACGTCATCGTATTTCAGGATGTTCTTGCGGATGTCGAAGTTGCGCGCCTCGACCTTCTGCTGCGCCTTTTCAAGGGCCTTGTTGATCCAGGGATGGACGATCGCCTCGCCATCCTTCAGGCCCAGGCGCTGCAACATGGAATCCATGCGGTCGGAGCCGAAGATGCGCATCAGGTCATCTTCCAGCGACAGGAAGAAACGGGTGTGTCCCGGATCGCCCTGACGACCGGAACGGCCGCGCAGCTGGTTGTCGATGCGGCGGCTTTCGTGGCGCTCGGTCGCGACCACGTAAAGACCGCCAGCCTCCAGCGCCTTCTGCTTGAGGGCTTCCACTTCGGCGCGGATTTCCGCCTCGCGAGCCTCGCGCTCGGGGCCCGCTTCCATGTCGCCCAGTTCCTGTTCGACGCGAATATCGGGGTTGCCGCCGAGCTGGATGTCGGTGCCGCGACCGGCCATGTTGGTGGCGATGGTGATGGCGCCCGGCACACCGGCCTGGGTAATGATCGCGGCTTCCTGCTCGTGGTAGCGCGCGTTCAGAACGGCGAAGACGCGTTCCTTCTTGGTGCCCTGATCGCCATCATAGAGCGCGGCGAAGGCATTGGGATCGCTCACATCCGCCTGGCGGTAACCGTTTTTCTTGAGAATGTCGGCGATGAGTTCCGACTTCTCGATGGAGGTGGTGCCCACCAGAACCGGCTGGCCGCGATCCTTGCACTCTCCGATCAGCTCCACGATGGCTTCGTATTTCTCACGCGCGGTGCGATAGACCTCGTCGTCGTCATCGATACGGCGCACGGGAAGGTTGGTCGGGATCTCGACCACTTCCAGCTTGTAGATGTCGAGGAATTCGTCGGCTTCCGTCGCCGCCGTGCCCGTCATGCCGGCAAGCTTGTCGTACATGCGGAAATAGTTCTGGAACGTGACGGAGGCGAGGGTCTGGTTTTCCGGCTGGATTGCGACGTGTTCCTTCGCCTCCAGCGCCTGATGCAGGCCTTCCGAATAGCGGCGTCCCGGCATCATGCGGCCGGTGAACTCGTCGATGATGACGACCTCGCCATTGCGAACGATGTAGTCCTTGTCGCGCTGGAAGAGCTTGTGCGCCTTGAGCGCCTGCTGCAGGTGGTGGACGACGGAGACGTTCTCCACGTCATAGAGGCTGTCGCCCTTCAAGAGCCCGGCAGCGGAAAGGAGCTGCTCCAGCTTTTCGTTGCCTTCCTCGGTGAAGGAGGCGGAGCGCTGCTTTTCGTCGATCTCGTAGTCGGCTTCCGTGAGCTGCGGGATGAAGGCGTCGACGGTGTTGTAGAAATCGGAGCGGTCTTCCAGCGGGCCGGAAATGATGAGAGGCGTACGCGCCTCGTCGATGAGAATGGAATCCACTTCGTCGACGATCGCGAAATGGTGCCCGCGCTGGGTCATCGATCCGCGCTCATACTTCATGTTGTCGCGCAGATAGTCGAAGCCGAATTCGTTGTTGGTGCCGTAGGTGATGTCGCAGGCATAGGCCGCGTGACGCTGGCGATCATCGAGGCCGTGAACGATCACGCCGACGCTCATGCCCAGGAACCGGTAGACGCGGCCCATCCAGTTGGCGTCGCGGCTGGCGAGGTAATCGTTGACGGTGACGACGTGGACGCCCTTGCCCTCAAGCGCGTTGAGGTAGGTGGCGAGCGTGGCCACAAGCGTCTTGCCTTCACCGGTCTTCATTTCGGCGATGCCGCTGTCGTGAAGAACCATGCCGCCGATCAGCTGCACATCGAAATGGCGCTGTCCCAGGACGCGTTTGGCGGCTTCGCGAACGGTCGCAAAGGCGGGAACCAGAAGATCGTCGAGCTTTGCCCCATCGGCCAGTTGCTGGCGAAACTCGGCGGTTCGCGCCTGCAATTCCGCATCGGAAAGGGCTGCGACTTCCGGCTCAAGCGCGTTGATCGCCTCAACCTTGCCGCGATACGTTTTTATCTTCCGGTCGTTCGCGGAACCGAAGATCTTGCGGGCGATAGCACCGAGGCCGACCATGATGGTCCTTCCTTTGGCAAAGTCGGGCCAAGTCGCAAGCCTGCGGCTGCGGCGTGACGTCAATACAGTTTCGACAGGACCGAAGGCGGCCGGGAGGCCAGAGCCGGAGCGGTCCAAACGGTTAACGGGCACGGACAAAGCCGAGCCGACCGACAGATAAGAGTGGGCACAATGCTTGTCAACGCCGCCTCAGTCGGCATAACTCCCATCAGCGCCGATGGCCCACTTCATCACGGGTCCGCAACCTACACCCACAGACAGGAAGCTTACATGTTTCATTCCACCAAGGCCGTCGCTGTGCGTCCGTTCATCGCCGGTTGTCTGATCGCGCTTTTCGCAGCCTCGCCGCTCAGCGCGGCCGAAGACGGCGACAAGGTCGTGGCCACGGTCAACGGCACGAAGATCACCGAAGCGGATGTCGCGATCGCGGCGCAGGATTATGCGCAGGACCTGGCACAGGTGCCGGAGGCGGTGCGCCGCAACCTGCTGGTCGGCGTTCTGGTCGACATGCATGTCCTGGCGGAGGCGTCTCTGGCTGAAGGGCGCGACAAGGACCCGGAGGTCCAGAAGCAGCTGGAATATGTCCGCCTGCGTACGTTACGCGATTCCTATTTTAACGATGACAAGTCGTTGCAGCCCGAAGAGGCGGCGATCAAGGCGCTTTATGACGAAAAGTACGGCGATTTCGAAGGCCCGAAGGAAGTTCATGCCCGCCACATTCTCGTGAAGACCGAGGACGAAGCCAAGGAACTCATCAAGGAGCTGGATGGCGGCAAGGATTTTGCGGAGCTGGCAAAAGAAAAGTCGACCGGTCCGTCCGGCCCCCAGGGCGGCGATCTCGGTTTCTTCACCAAGGAGCGGATGGTTGCGCCCTTCGCCGAAGCCGCTTTCGCGATGGAGCCGGGCACCTATTCCAAGGAGCCTGTCAAAACGGATTTCGGCTGGCACGTGATCAAGGTGGAGGAAGTGCGCAGCCAGCCTGCGCCGAGCTTTGAGGCGGTCAAGAACCAGCTGCGCGTGGAAGCGATCCGCAGCCATTACAACAAGGTGATGGAAGATCTGAAGGCGAAGGCCGACATCACCATCGTGGAAGACGATGCGGCGAAGGCTGATGCGGATAACGCGGATGCCGAAAAGTCGGCGCAATAAGCCGCCTGAGAAAATGGAACAGACATGCGTGAAGCCGGGCCTTGTGCCCGGCTTCGCCGTTTTTGCGTGAGGGGTTCAAGGCCGCCTTGCTCAGGCCTTCCACGGGCCGATCAGATGTCTGGTGACTTGCCGCAAGGTGTCCTCGTCGCAATCGAGGCTGTCCGTCAGAAGGCTCGTCCAGGCATAGCTGGTCATCAGGTTGGCGGCGATGAGCGGATCGATGTCTGCACGCACGTCGCCGCGCGCCTTCGCGCGTTCGATGAGTTTCGCTGAATGGGCCATTCGTTCGTCGCGATAGGTCCGCAAGGCCTCTGCGGCGCTTTCGTTCGACTGGGCTTCCGCGATCACCGAGCGGAAAATGCTGCCGGAGGGTGTTTCGCGCCAATGGCGGAACAGATCGCGCAGAAACCTGAAGACGTCCTCTTCGATCGAGCCGCTGTCGTGGTCGGCAATGGGACGTTTCTGGCGGTGGTAGACATCCAGGAGAAGGGCGGCCTTGCTCGGCCACCAGCGATAGATCGTCGGCTTGCCCGCGCGGGCGCGTCTGGCAACCGCTTCGATGGAGAAGCCGGCATATCCCTTTTCGGCGAGAATCTCCGTTGCCGCGTTGCGGATGGCCTCAGCGCTGGCCTCACTGCGTTTTGCCCCAACCGACTGGCGCGTCTTGATCTGTTGCGACATCTCCGGCTCGTCCATTCCTCGTGTCGATATCGTGTTGGTGCGGCAATCGGGGGCGCCTTGCGAAGGACTTTCGACAGGATCGGCGCAGATCGACATCCGGTCTAGCATATCGTCCGGTGAATGGCATCGCCGTGTTCCCGTTCCTTGTCAGCCTGCGGTTTCGGCTTTTTCCGTCCGGAATGTCGCCGCCCTTCATTCGCGAATGTCGGCGCGAATGCCGGCGCGCCTGTCATGCGATGCGCCCCGTGATCGGCTTGACAAAACGAAACGGATCGTTTTATTAAGTCGCGTGATCTGAACGATCCGTAACGTATAGAAGGTCCGATCCATGTCGACACCCGCTTTTTCCCGTAGCCGCTTTACCTTCCTCGTTCTGCTATGCGTCTATCCGCTGGTCACGGCTCTCCTTTATGCGCTCGTCCCGCTTACCGAGGGGTGGGCCATGTGGCAGCGCACGGCAATTCTGGCTCCCATTATGGTGGTGATCCTGGTTTGGGGTCTCATTCCTTTCATTCACCGGCGGTTTGGCTCCTTTCTTCACCCTGGGCAGTGAAAAGGCGCTGAAGGAAACAAGAAGGGGACTTGCGCGCGTAACGCGCCCCGCTAAAACGGAGCGGGGGCTTTCCCGCCCCGCTTTGAACGAGGTTTTCATGTCCGCCGCCATTTCTCCGCTTGCGCCTGCGTCCTATCCGGAAATGCCGGAAATCGAAGGGGTGCGTTTTGCGACCGCCGAAGCCGGGATCAAATACAAGGGGCGCACGGATGTGCTCCTGATGCTGTTTGACGAAGGCGCGCAGGTGGCCGGTGTCTTCACCCGCTCGCGCTGCCCGTCTGCGCCTGTCGACTGGTGCCGG is a window encoding:
- a CDS encoding alpha/beta fold hydrolase, producing MTDAPRLLPIQEFGADVEGIPVVFIHGFGGDAMGWTNIQTALARRVHSFAFDLPGHGKAIDWPVIGHAGKTSQAVAATLDGLGLEKLHLVGHSMGGAVSAMIAMRSPERVASLTLLAPGGFGEEINHRLLRRYASARDEDQIQILLEQFFGWESAIPPKLAAHIAETRATPGAIEALETMVASIIDGERQKMLPRDKLAELPCPVKVVWGTQDRVLPTRQAHNLPGPIATHVFERVGHMLQHEIPREVSSLVMENVRAGTL
- a CDS encoding L,D-transpeptidase, whose protein sequence is MRRVTFFIAAAVAMTLFHFVPAKAQEMVFDPATRTWVKYYMTQDAAAAIAKRKYKRREVSYRGAEIPGTIIVDTEDRSLTYVLEHGRAMKYGIGVGREGFTWSGREKITRKAKWPGWTPPQEMRVREAKAGRKIPAYMPGGEDNPLGARALYLGNTIYRIHGTNEDWSIGRQVSSGCIRMFNNDVIDLYERVKVGAPVIVR
- a CDS encoding adenylate/guanylate cyclase domain-containing protein yields the protein MSHDALITSLEDWIIDQALGTPNIVSMFRDVCETLYSIGVPVSRSMLSWPTLHPLIEVEAAMWRRGQTVVLEQFAHRDQKSDEWNLSTFKHLVDSGSSVLRRRLSGQGALTDFPLLEKLAADGFTDYLAMMTRFDSASTQPVGKKAGILISWTSNRAGGFTDSDIQALRRIQRGFAVACRTAIQASITTNITETYLGKHAGREVLAGNIRRGDGATTSAVILYSDLRGSSTLAETMPADAYLSLLNDFFDCTAGSAIEAGGEVLDFIGDAVLAIFPLGDDAECPDAIRAANVAVRDTILRHQAVNMRRRNKGLPEFQFGLSASLGEVMFGNIGVPSRLSFSVVGPAVNAAARIEDLTKELRTPALATDAVASFDPQNWESIGPHHLKGMEHPVELFRWRTGEIKRAAVA
- a CDS encoding GtrA family protein, producing MPDPAWRGRAAGEILAASRFGIVGLAATGVHAGVALALAMPGILPPLLANTIAFLTAFTVSFAGHHFWSFPQDSDTGKRWHARLPRFFLIALGGFAINSGALASWLTFTDWPQSAGIVVSIIVVPIVTFLGSRLWAFADTRPAHRVPKRRIPDAPDEN
- a CDS encoding glycosyltransferase family 2 protein, coding for MTGLRKAPMLDPSSTPQGVSPYAARRKAERISAPFVSLIVPVFNEEEVIEQFLDVVGDILAREGLAHEFVFIDDGSRDRTAAILSGKISAGLPGCLIGLSRNFGKEAALTAGLDHANGDVAIVLDADLQDPPELIPQMIEGWRAGYDVVYGLRVDRTSDSAVKRGSASAFYRLFNRLSNIDLPANAGDFRLIDRCVIEALRDLPERNRFMKGLFAWVGFSAMALPYERPARAAGTTKWNYWKLWNFALDGLTGFSTLPLRVWFYCGAGIATLAFAYALYLVLRTLVFGIDMPGYASIMTAILFFSGIQLLSIGIVGEYVARLFNETKQRPVYLVRDVISGPKHPAENTETEGAGDA
- the secA gene encoding preprotein translocase subunit SecA is translated as MVGLGAIARKIFGSANDRKIKTYRGKVEAINALEPEVAALSDAELQARTAEFRQQLADGAKLDDLLVPAFATVREAAKRVLGQRHFDVQLIGGMVLHDSGIAEMKTGEGKTLVATLATYLNALEGKGVHVVTVNDYLASRDANWMGRVYRFLGMSVGVIVHGLDDRQRHAAYACDITYGTNNEFGFDYLRDNMKYERGSMTQRGHHFAIVDEVDSILIDEARTPLIISGPLEDRSDFYNTVDAFIPQLTEADYEIDEKQRSASFTEEGNEKLEQLLSAAGLLKGDSLYDVENVSVVHHLQQALKAHKLFQRDKDYIVRNGEVVIIDEFTGRMMPGRRYSEGLHQALEAKEHVAIQPENQTLASVTFQNYFRMYDKLAGMTGTAATEADEFLDIYKLEVVEIPTNLPVRRIDDDDEVYRTAREKYEAIVELIGECKDRGQPVLVGTTSIEKSELIADILKKNGYRQADVSDPNAFAALYDGDQGTKKERVFAVLNARYHEQEAAIITQAGVPGAITIATNMAGRGTDIQLGGNPDIRVEQELGDMEAGPEREAREAEIRAEVEALKQKALEAGGLYVVATERHESRRIDNQLRGRSGRQGDPGHTRFFLSLEDDLMRIFGSDRMDSMLQRLGLKDGEAIVHPWINKALEKAQQKVEARNFDIRKNILKYDDVMNDQRKVVFDQRVELMDGADLAATIADMREEVIEDIVSRHIPEKAYPEQWDTDGLLNEVRSVLNMDLPVHEWAQEEGIANEEVSERLKRAAAEVMARKVAQYGPDVMRQIEKAILLQTLDQLWREHLATLDHLRSVIGFRGYAQRDPLQEYKTEAFSLFEAMLGQLRQIVTAQLQRVELVMDQPPEMPSDEDLPEMHVSHGDDALGDETTAAISIGARAAAEDRDPNDPSTWGKVGRNELCPCGSGKKYKHCHGAL
- a CDS encoding peptidylprolyl isomerase produces the protein MFHSTKAVAVRPFIAGCLIALFAASPLSAAEDGDKVVATVNGTKITEADVAIAAQDYAQDLAQVPEAVRRNLLVGVLVDMHVLAEASLAEGRDKDPEVQKQLEYVRLRTLRDSYFNDDKSLQPEEAAIKALYDEKYGDFEGPKEVHARHILVKTEDEAKELIKELDGGKDFAELAKEKSTGPSGPQGGDLGFFTKERMVAPFAEAAFAMEPGTYSKEPVKTDFGWHVIKVEEVRSQPAPSFEAVKNQLRVEAIRSHYNKVMEDLKAKADITIVEDDAAKADADNADAEKSAQ
- a CDS encoding TetR/AcrR family transcriptional regulator, with protein sequence MDEPEMSQQIKTRQSVGAKRSEASAEAIRNAATEILAEKGYAGFSIEAVARRARAGKPTIYRWWPSKAALLLDVYHRQKRPIADHDSGSIEEDVFRFLRDLFRHWRETPSGSIFRSVIAEAQSNESAAEALRTYRDERMAHSAKLIERAKARGDVRADIDPLIAANLMTSYAWTSLLTDSLDCDEDTLRQVTRHLIGPWKA